ATATCCAAAAAGAGGCCTTGCTTATCAAGACGAAAATGATCCTATTGGATCGGAGCTCTGTCCAGTTTTTATGCGGGCGCCTGTTTGTTTAACGCTTGTCGTACCTTTCGCAACATCTCGCCCGGTGACAGGGGTTTGGATATGAAATTGATCGATTCATTGTGAATCCCCTTGCCAAAGACTATATCTACTGTATAGCCGCTGGTGAAGATAGCTCGGATGCATGGATTTATCGTCTTGATCGCGTCATGAGTCTCTTTTCCGTTCATCTTCGGCATAACCACGTCGAGGATGAGGAGATCAATCTCTTTCTCGTGTTCCGAGAACTTTAGCACTGCATCCTCCCCATCAATTGCCTCTATTACGGTGTAACCGCTAGCGGTAAGTATCTCTTTCGCGAGCCTTCTCACCTCGTCGTTATCCTCAGCCACCAGGATAGTCTCGTCTCCTCCCTGCATATCTTCTCGGACCGTTGATGTTTCTTCGGCCTGAGCTTTCACTATGGGGAGATAGATGACGAATGTGGTCCCCGATCCAGGCTCGCTTGAGACGCTAATATACCCGTTGTGTTGCTTCACTATACCGTAAGCCATGGAGAGACCGAGCCCAGTTCCTTTCCCCACCTCTTTGGTAGTAAAGAAGGGTTCGAATATTTTCTCCATCGTCTCTTGGTCCATACCGACACCCGTATCGGTGACCGAGATGGAGGCATAATCCCCCGTCTCGCCTAACCTGTGGGTCTCACTGAACTTGCTGTCCAGAGAGACCTTCTTTGCCTCCAGGGTAAGCTTGCCCCCTTTCGGCATGGCGTCTCTAGCATTGGTAACGAGATTCATCAGTACTTGAGCGATCTGGGTGGCATCGGCTTTCACTACCACATCGTGGTTGATTATCACCACCCTGAATTCTATATCTTCCGTGAGGAGCCTCTTCAAGAGTTCCTCCGTCTCCCGTATCATTTCGGAAACCTTCCTGGGCTTCAGTTCGATCACCTGTTTCCTTCCAAAAGCAAGGAGACTCTGGGTGAGGGTAGCGGCTTTCTGGGAGGATGTGAGGATGCGGTCTGCATAGATCTTCCTCGAATCTCCCGCTTCCATATTCATCTGGAGGAGACTCCCGTACCCTATGATGGCCGTAAGGATGTTGTTGAAGTCATGGGCGATGCCTCCCGCTAGAGTACCTATGGCCTCCATCTTCTGGGACTGGCGGAGCTGGGATTCGAGGTGGATCTTTTCCTCTTCAGCCTTGGCACGCTGGGTAATGTCATGAGCTGAGATGGCGATGCGGGAGACTGAAGAACCATCCACTGAGAAAACAGGATATACATAGGTGTCAAAGAGTTTACCCTCTCTCCTGTCGGCATAATGGATATATTCACCCGAGGCGAATACCATGTCAAAGTGTCCTTTTCGGACACGGGCCACCTCGGGGTCGAAATAGTCGTACAGACAGGTTCCCACGAGTTCCTGGACGGTGGTTTTTAGCCTCTGAGCGACCACTTCGTTGGCTACAAGAACAGTGCCTTGGATATCAATCAGTAGAAGAGTTTCCCTGGTGGCATTGATCAGCGCCCGGAGTGTTTCCTCACTTTCCTTCAGAGTCTCTTCTGCTTTCTGGCGCGTGGTAATATCCTCGGAGCTCACGATAGATCTGCCTCCTTGGAGAGGCGCTGCTATGAAGCTGACGATTTTTTTCGTTCCGTCTTTACAAGTAACAGTAAAAATTGTGGACGCAGCCTCATTTGTCCAGGGCTTCAGAGTATCCTTAAGCCACGACGAAATAACAATATGCCTGTATTCTTGGTCAGGATAAGCCTTCCGCAGCCACGTTTTTCCGTCGGGAATCTCCGTGAGGTCGTATCCGAAGGTCTCTCTGAATTTGGGATTTATGTAGGTGATATTACTGGAAGAGTCTAACATGATCATCCCAAAAGGAGCATTTTCGCAAATAGAAGAAAAGTTATGCCTCTCGTATGCTAGTTTTTTTTCCGACTGAGTGCGGTCTGTTATATCGACCATGGCCCCGATCAATCCCGCCACATGACCGTCCTGATCGTTATAGGTCGCTTTACTCAATAGGATGTCTCTTGTCTTGCCGGACTTGTGCTGGACGGTGGTTTCATAGGATCGAATTCCGGGATGTGCAAAAAGCTCAATGTCCATCCGGTTATAGATACTTGCCATGTTAGGCGGGTGCACTTCAAAGACGGACTTGCCTATGATACTCTCTCTGGGTATGCCGATATACTCGAGAAATGCCTTGTTGCAACCCTGATAAAGGCCGTTTTTGTTCTTATGAAAAACCCCGTTCGGAATGGCATCAATCAGGTTTTGAAGAAACTGGAACTGCATGGTGAGCGCTTCTTCGGCTAGCTTGCGCTCATATTCCTTCCGTTCAAGTTCATCTGCCATCTCGTCAAAAGTTTTCGCCAGGTATCCAAACTCACTTTCCCCGTGAGGTAGCCCCGTGCGGGATTTCAGGTCTCCAATTCCCAGTTTACGGGACGCGTGAACGAGCGTTTCTAGTTTTCCCGAGATTACGGCCCGGCCAATTATTAAAGCTGACGTCACAGCCAGGAAAAAGGCGATGCCAAAGAGGTACATGTTCGTGACGAGAAGCCCTCTTGTTTTGGCGAGAGCCTTTTTCTCTGAGATGCCGACGTTAATAAACAGGTATGGTGAAGCGTTTTCTGTCAGGCGGAACAGCTTATATGCAAAAATATAGTTTTCCCCGTCTTTTGCTTGGGAGAAGATGCCTTGTTCGGGTCCTGTCGTCATGTTGAGTATTCTATCGCGGCAATCAAGCTTGCCTATGTATTTCTCCGGATGAGGACTCCTGAAAAGCTGGATGCCTTTGTGGTCTGTGAGGGACAGAATAGAATCCGGCGGTACTTTGGTTTTAAGAAAAATCTCCCCGTAACGAGCAATATTGACTGAGGCTACGACAACCCCTTTCAGACGATGATCTTCATCTAGAATAGGGAG
This Syntrophobacterales bacterium DNA region includes the following protein-coding sequences:
- a CDS encoding PAS domain S-box protein gives rise to the protein MRKNLRAYPFLKSVRIHLVILVLIAIIPALGIILYTGYKHRLDAVREAEMSITMVLNHIAAEHERTMESTRQLLATLSKLPEVRGLTVSGCNKLFEELLAHNPIYANLAIVNPQGIIISSGIPFTPRSIKHRKYFKDAITTKSFSVGEYSIGAISEKPSIQYALPILDEDHRLKGVVVASVNIARYGEIFLKTKVPPDSILSLTDHKGIQLFRSPHPEKYIGKLDCRDRILNMTTGPEQGIFSQAKDGENYIFAYKLFRLTENASPYLFINVGISEKKALAKTRGLLVTNMYLFGIAFFLAVTSALIIGRAVISGKLETLVHASRKLGIGDLKSRTGLPHGESEFGYLAKTFDEMADELERKEYERKLAEEALTMQFQFLQNLIDAIPNGVFHKNKNGLYQGCNKAFLEYIGIPRESIIGKSVFEVHPPNMASIYNRMDIELFAHPGIRSYETTVQHKSGKTRDILLSKATYNDQDGHVAGLIGAMVDITDRTQSEKKLAYERHNFSSICENAPFGMIMLDSSSNITYINPKFRETFGYDLTEIPDGKTWLRKAYPDQEYRHIVISSWLKDTLKPWTNEAASTIFTVTCKDGTKKIVSFIAAPLQGGRSIVSSEDITTRQKAEETLKESEETLRALINATRETLLLIDIQGTVLVANEVVAQRLKTTVQELVGTCLYDYFDPEVARVRKGHFDMVFASGEYIHYADRREGKLFDTYVYPVFSVDGSSVSRIAISAHDITQRAKAEEEKIHLESQLRQSQKMEAIGTLAGGIAHDFNNILTAIIGYGSLLQMNMEAGDSRKIYADRILTSSQKAATLTQSLLAFGRKQVIELKPRKVSEMIRETEELLKRLLTEDIEFRVVIINHDVVVKADATQIAQVLMNLVTNARDAMPKGGKLTLEAKKVSLDSKFSETHRLGETGDYASISVTDTGVGMDQETMEKIFEPFFTTKEVGKGTGLGLSMAYGIVKQHNGYISVSSEPGSGTTFVIYLPIVKAQAEETSTVREDMQGGDETILVAEDNDEVRRLAKEILTASGYTVIEAIDGEDAVLKFSEHEKEIDLLILDVVMPKMNGKETHDAIKTINPCIRAIFTSGYTVDIVFGKGIHNESINFISKPLSPGEMLRKVRQALNKQAPA